In a single window of the Papaver somniferum cultivar HN1 chromosome 8, ASM357369v1, whole genome shotgun sequence genome:
- the LOC113301306 gene encoding putative invertase inhibitor produces the protein MSHLFPFPFSTIFIVFLVLNSFHDGVNGDLVSDVCKKASKTDPKKHHFCVTSLSANPASKHARDLSDLGLISMRTCLRKATSIHSYIAKNLKQGKENPTEKQWFQRCLELYSSAIDGVQKAIESFKIKDYSSANIEITTAKDSSVTCEDLFKENFGPDLTSPLAKQDGEFSQLTEISLDITCAFMGTCS, from the coding sequence ATGAGTCATTTATTCCCATTCCCATTCTCTACGATCTTCATTGTTTTTCTTGTTCTCAACTCTTTTCATGATGGTGTaaatggtgatttagtcagtGATGTATGTAAGAAAGCATCCAAAACTGATCCCAAAAAGCATCATTTCTGCGTTACATCTCTTTCAGCAAACCCTGCAAGTAAACATGCTCGTGATCTTTCAGATCTTGGATTAATATCAATGCGAACATGTCTACGAAAGGCAACATCTATTCATTCTTATATTGCTAAAAATTTGAAACAGGGAAAAGAAAACCCAACAGAAAAGCAATGGTTCCAGAGATGTTTAGAACTATATTCGTCGGCTATTGACGGTGTTCAAAAAGCTATCGAAAGTTTTAAGATTAAAGATTATTCTAGTGCTAATATAGAGATCACTACTGCCAAGGATTCTTCAGTTACTTGTGAAGACCTTTTTAAGGAAAATTTTGGTCCAGATCTGACTTCTCCATTGGCTAAACAAGATGGTGAATTTTCTCAGCTAACTGAAATCTCTCTTGACATAACTTGTGCTTTTATGGGAACATGTTCTTGA
- the LOC113301307 gene encoding putative invertase inhibitor yields MNQAFSLLSLSSIFIIFLVLNSFHDGVNGDLISNVCKNASTTDPNLKYDFCVASLSANPASKNAHDLLRLGLISMKTCLQKATSIHSYIAKMLKGGKGEPAAKPCLEDCLNSYTDAIRSVQKAAASFKIKDYNSANIQMSAAMDASTSCEDGFKEVVVGQDLTSPLAKQDGDFFQLAGISLAITRMV; encoded by the coding sequence ATGAATCAAGCATTCTCTTTGCTTTCCCTGTCTTCAATCttcattatttttcttgttctcaACTCCTTCCATGATGGCGTAAATGGTGATTTAATCAGTAATGTATGTAAGAATGCATCAACAACTGATCCCAACCTCAAATATGATTTTTGTGTTGCATCTCTTTCAGCAAACCCTGCAAGTAAAAACGCTCATGATCTTTTGAGACTTGGATTAATATCAATGAAAACATGTCTACAAAAGGCAACATCTATTCATTCTTACATTGCCAAAATGTTGAAAGGCGGAAAAGGAGAACCAGCAGCAAAGCCATGTTTAGAGGATTGTTTAAACTCATATACAGATGCTATCCGTTCTGTTCAAAAAGCTGCTGCAAGTTTTAAAATTAAAGATTATAATAGTGCTAATATACAAATGAGTGCTGCCATGGATGCTTCAACTAGTTGTGAAGATGGGTTTAAGGAAGTCGTTGTTGGTCAAGATTTGACCTCTCCATTGGCCAAACAAGATGGTGATTTCTTTCAACTTGCTGGAATTTCCCTTGCCATCACTCGTATGGTTTAA